Proteins encoded by one window of Halomonas chromatireducens:
- the minE gene encoding cell division topological specificity factor MinE: protein MKLLEFLKRERKKSASVAKERLQIIVAHQRSQRGQPDYMPMLEKELLEVIRRYVQVDDDAINISLDSEDNCSVLELNVTLPRSS from the coding sequence GTGAAGTTGCTCGAATTCCTGAAGCGTGAACGCAAGAAGTCCGCGTCGGTCGCCAAGGAGCGGCTGCAGATCATCGTGGCCCATCAGCGCAGCCAGCGCGGCCAGCCGGATTACATGCCGATGCTGGAGAAGGAGCTGCTGGAGGTGATTCGACGCTATGTCCAGGTGGATGACGATGCCATCAATATCAGCCTGGACAGCGAGGACAACTGCTCGGTGCTGGAGCTCAACGTCACCCTGCCGCGCAGTTCGTAG
- the minD gene encoding septum site-determining protein MinD: MAKIIVVTSGKGGVGKTTSAAAIATGLALRGNKTVVIDFDVGLRNLDLIMGCERRVVYDLVNVIQGEAGLNQALIRDKRVDNLHILPASQTRDKDALTSEGVEKILETLSKDFDYILCDSPAGIERGAQLAMYYADEAIVVTNPEVSSVRDSDRILGLLASKTRRAERGEDPIKEHLLITRYNAARVDDGDMLNLDDIREILAIDLLGLIPESEAVLRASNQGVPVTHDDNSDAGQAYADTVSRLLGEEVPLRFHETQKKSLLSRMFGGGRR; this comes from the coding sequence TTGGCCAAGATTATCGTAGTGACCTCAGGCAAGGGTGGGGTCGGAAAGACAACCAGTGCAGCGGCCATCGCCACCGGCTTGGCCCTGAGAGGCAACAAGACTGTCGTCATCGACTTCGACGTGGGGCTGCGTAACCTGGACCTGATCATGGGCTGCGAGCGTCGCGTGGTATACGACCTGGTCAACGTGATCCAGGGGGAGGCGGGACTCAATCAGGCACTGATCCGCGACAAGCGCGTCGACAACCTGCATATCCTGCCGGCCTCGCAGACCCGCGACAAGGATGCCCTGACCTCGGAAGGGGTGGAAAAGATACTCGAGACCCTGAGCAAGGATTTCGACTATATCCTCTGCGATTCGCCTGCCGGCATCGAGCGGGGAGCCCAGTTGGCCATGTACTACGCCGACGAGGCGATCGTGGTGACCAACCCCGAGGTGTCATCGGTGCGCGACTCCGATCGTATCCTGGGGCTGCTGGCATCCAAGACCCGCCGGGCCGAGCGTGGCGAGGATCCGATCAAGGAGCATCTGCTGATCACCCGTTACAACGCGGCCCGCGTCGACGATGGTGACATGCTCAACCTCGACGACATTCGCGAGATCCTGGCCATTGACCTGCTCGGCCTGATCCCGGAGTCGGAAGCGGTGCTGCGTGCCTCCAACCAGGGGGTCCCGGTCACCCATGACGACAACAGCGACGCGGGCCAGGCCTATGCTGATACCGTCTCGCGTCTTCTCGGGGAGGAGGTGCCGCTGCGCTTCCACGAAACTCAGAAGAAGAGTCTGCTGAGCCGCATGTTCGGAGGAGGTCGCCGGTGA
- the minC gene encoding septum site-determining protein MinC yields MSLKVDRASMAFTFKGGMLPMTVMELASADPERIREQLSGKLSQSPAFFQHTPVVLSVEKLDEPHLALERICAVCRAHKLLPVAVRGGPDPVKQSAWALGLGWFPPNDGARARTLEGVSTVQPAPDVPEPSPEPISTASGGRIYRGTVRSGQQVTAPDGDLVVIGAVNAGAEVLAAGSVHVYGALRGRALAGIHGDTMAGIFCRELRAELLSVAGNYKRLEDIDPQLLGTSVQVKLCDAQLGITSLG; encoded by the coding sequence ATGAGCCTCAAAGTGGACAGGGCAAGCATGGCATTTACCTTCAAGGGGGGCATGCTGCCAATGACGGTCATGGAACTGGCCAGTGCAGACCCGGAGCGCATCAGAGAGCAGCTTTCCGGCAAGCTTAGTCAGTCCCCCGCCTTCTTTCAGCATACCCCCGTGGTTCTCAGCGTAGAGAAGCTCGACGAGCCTCATCTGGCGCTGGAGCGCATCTGTGCCGTATGCCGGGCCCACAAGCTGCTTCCGGTAGCGGTGCGCGGCGGCCCCGACCCGGTGAAACAGTCGGCCTGGGCGCTGGGGCTGGGCTGGTTTCCACCCAACGACGGCGCTCGTGCGCGCACGCTGGAGGGCGTGTCCACGGTTCAGCCGGCGCCTGACGTGCCGGAACCCTCCCCGGAGCCGATAAGCACGGCCAGCGGCGGGCGTATCTATCGGGGCACGGTCCGCTCGGGGCAGCAGGTTACCGCCCCGGATGGGGACCTGGTCGTGATCGGTGCCGTCAATGCCGGTGCCGAGGTGCTGGCCGCAGGCAGCGTGCATGTCTATGGCGCCCTGCGTGGCCGCGCCCTGGCCGGTATTCATGGCGATACCATGGCCGGTATCTTCTGTCGCGAACTCCGTGCCGAGCTGCTTTCGGTTGCCGGCAACTACAAGCGCCTTGAGGATATCGACCCTCAGCTGCTGGGAACCTCGGTTCAGGTCAAGCTCTGTGATGCCCAGTTGGGGATAACCTCACTCGGTTGA
- a CDS encoding DUF349 domain-containing protein has translation MPGFLRRLFAPRWQHHDAQVRRLAVDKLDPSRPDQREGLERLCLDSDPRVRLAALARIDEPDTLIRLLGEQPYAPELHRRLIDIITGKTGGMTLTRRLQLLENIDDRDLLSAVALQGDNQQLRLAAVARLDAEEDLIHQACENGIAAVRHAAAARVTSEAGLQQLAQKARRDRQVMRQAKERLNRLKADAASLTAERENREALLAKLEAQGRAPWEPLYAGRYRHLAREWESMPGLPDASQERRYQDACQRCRKVISDHEAREHAHAQADRRRELATEARESLLEALEESLASLPRGDLLTEQDIASLRSQKLLLANRWQTLSDLHVTDEGLRERYDTVLADYDRVLTAWERLISQQAELEAALAERNPERLAASIEACQWPESLPPTPLLARARRELAGSEKTDVDIDTRLEQFAADLSQLEQLLDRGAFKGASRLHQSLRHRAESLPDERLQNHRATLKRLGARLAELRDWRGFVAGPKREQLCQAIEQLAETPSLTDAELDRRHRQLVRDWKLLGDAAANRQLSEQFRAASDRIHERLASWRDRLHAERTRNLQARTALCEQLEALLEAPAADADPDALRRIRDHAREEWRRHTPVPKEQAEAIGRRFGRIRYALQGLIDQRAREVATTKRQLVEDARTLLERQLPAAARAEEAKTLQQRWRELGRAPRGEEQTLWREFREICDQIFAAREAQRDDRTQRARQRLEEMQALIDRLDAWQPSRHADSTILEQAIDEASTLEPLPSGRRTEGMRRRWSGIVRARRERLNRLAVAEEIQRWQTYQPLVDAHLKADARLLEEDTAEDVAIQDGFSLPEDMRTAHEQRNAARLHPPSDADVAEQLARLRVHLSLLAMGRVSQHDEPLRLAIQVERLNEGLSRELSRAEEVRIVLRNLLATGPVSPDQWAREVGELDALLTRLTHLPPP, from the coding sequence ATGCCCGGATTCCTTCGACGCCTGTTTGCCCCTCGCTGGCAGCACCACGATGCCCAGGTCCGACGCCTGGCCGTTGACAAGCTCGACCCATCGCGCCCAGACCAGCGTGAGGGCCTGGAGCGCCTCTGCCTCGACAGCGACCCGCGAGTTCGCCTGGCGGCGCTGGCGAGGATCGATGAGCCCGACACCCTGATTCGCCTGCTCGGCGAACAGCCCTATGCCCCGGAGCTGCATCGCCGCCTGATCGACATCATTACCGGCAAGACCGGCGGCATGACGCTGACCCGGCGCCTGCAGCTACTGGAAAACATCGACGACCGCGACCTGCTCTCCGCCGTCGCCCTGCAGGGGGACAACCAGCAGCTCAGGCTGGCCGCTGTGGCACGCCTTGACGCGGAAGAGGACCTCATCCATCAGGCCTGCGAAAACGGAATTGCCGCCGTCCGCCACGCCGCTGCGGCACGGGTAACCAGCGAAGCCGGCCTGCAACAGCTGGCCCAGAAGGCTCGCCGCGACCGCCAGGTCATGCGCCAAGCCAAAGAGCGCCTGAATCGTCTGAAAGCCGATGCCGCCTCCCTCACCGCCGAGCGCGAGAACCGCGAGGCCCTGCTGGCCAAGCTGGAAGCTCAAGGCCGCGCCCCATGGGAGCCGCTCTATGCCGGTCGATACCGACATCTGGCCAGGGAGTGGGAGTCGATGCCGGGGCTTCCTGATGCCAGCCAGGAGCGCCGCTACCAGGACGCCTGCCAGCGCTGCCGCAAGGTCATATCCGATCACGAGGCACGCGAACACGCCCATGCCCAGGCGGACCGCCGCCGCGAGCTGGCCACCGAGGCCCGCGAATCATTGCTCGAAGCGCTGGAGGAGAGCCTTGCCAGCCTACCCCGGGGGGATCTTCTCACCGAGCAGGATATCGCCAGTCTGCGCTCACAGAAGCTGCTGCTGGCCAACCGCTGGCAGACCCTCTCCGACCTGCATGTCACCGATGAAGGGCTGCGCGAACGCTATGACACCGTATTGGCCGACTATGACCGCGTCCTCACCGCCTGGGAGCGGCTGATCTCGCAGCAGGCCGAACTTGAGGCGGCCCTGGCGGAACGGAACCCGGAACGCCTGGCGGCCAGCATCGAGGCCTGCCAGTGGCCCGAATCCCTGCCTCCCACGCCGCTGCTTGCCCGGGCCCGCCGCGAACTCGCTGGCTCGGAGAAAACGGACGTCGACATCGACACACGGCTGGAACAGTTTGCAGCCGACCTTTCACAATTGGAGCAGTTGCTCGACCGGGGCGCCTTCAAGGGGGCCAGCCGCCTCCATCAGAGCCTCAGGCATCGTGCCGAATCGCTGCCTGACGAGCGACTCCAGAACCATCGGGCCACCCTCAAGCGTCTGGGCGCCAGGCTTGCAGAACTACGCGACTGGCGCGGCTTTGTTGCCGGCCCCAAGCGCGAGCAGCTCTGCCAGGCCATTGAGCAACTGGCCGAGACGCCATCGCTGACCGACGCCGAGCTCGACCGCCGGCACCGGCAACTGGTGCGGGACTGGAAGCTGCTGGGCGATGCCGCTGCCAATCGCCAGCTCTCGGAACAGTTTCGCGCGGCATCGGATCGTATTCACGAACGCCTGGCCTCCTGGCGCGACAGGCTACACGCCGAGCGCACACGCAACCTCCAAGCCCGTACGGCTCTCTGCGAGCAACTGGAAGCCTTGCTGGAAGCTCCCGCCGCAGACGCCGACCCGGACGCCTTGCGCCGCATCCGCGATCATGCCCGGGAGGAGTGGCGTCGCCACACTCCGGTCCCCAAGGAGCAAGCGGAAGCCATCGGGCGCCGGTTCGGACGCATTCGCTACGCACTTCAGGGGCTTATCGACCAGAGGGCTCGCGAAGTCGCCACTACCAAGCGACAACTGGTCGAAGACGCCCGCACCCTGCTCGAGCGGCAGCTCCCGGCAGCCGCCCGGGCGGAAGAAGCCAAGACGCTTCAGCAGCGCTGGCGAGAGCTGGGCCGTGCACCGCGTGGCGAGGAGCAGACGCTGTGGCGGGAATTTCGCGAGATCTGCGACCAGATATTCGCGGCCCGTGAAGCCCAGCGGGATGACCGCACGCAGCGAGCTCGCCAGCGGCTTGAGGAGATGCAGGCACTGATCGACCGACTCGACGCCTGGCAGCCGAGCCGCCATGCGGATAGCACGATCCTGGAACAGGCCATTGATGAGGCGTCGACCCTGGAGCCGCTGCCATCAGGACGGCGAACGGAGGGCATGCGACGCCGCTGGAGCGGCATCGTTCGAGCTCGGCGCGAACGACTCAACCGCCTTGCCGTGGCCGAGGAGATCCAGCGGTGGCAGACCTACCAGCCCCTGGTCGACGCTCACCTGAAGGCCGACGCCAGGCTGCTCGAGGAGGATACCGCCGAGGACGTGGCCATCCAGGACGGCTTCTCTCTCCCGGAGGACATGCGCACCGCCCATGAGCAGCGCAATGCCGCACGCCTTCACCCACCCTCCGACGCCGACGTGGCCGAGCAGCTGGCCCGGCTGCGCGTCCATCTTTCGCTGCTGGCCATGGGGCGAGTGAGCCAACATGACGAGCCGCTGCGCCTGGCCATACAGGTCGAGCGTCTCAACGAAGGGCTGAGTCGAGAACTCAGCCGTGCAGAAGAAGTGCGTATCGTGCTGCGCAATCTGCTGGCCACCGGCCCTGTCTCCCCGGACCAGTGGGCGCGTGAAGTGGGTGAACTCGACGCGCTGTTGACACGACTGACCCACCTACCGCCTCCCTGA
- the phbB gene encoding acetoacetyl-CoA reductase — translation MTQTAPVAWVTGGTGGIGSAICRGLASAGYQVVAGYHNPEKAKTWLETQKADGFDNIALSGVDLTSFQACETGIKEIEEKHGPVSVLVNCAGITRDGTMKKMTSEQWHEVIDTNLNSVFNTCRSVIGTMLDQKYGRIINISSINGRKGQFGQVNYSAAKAGMHGLTMALAQETATKGITVNTVSPGYIATDMIMKIPENVREAIRETIPVKRYGTPEEIARLVVFLADKEAGFITGANIDINGGQFMG, via the coding sequence ATGACCCAAACAGCACCCGTTGCCTGGGTAACCGGCGGAACCGGTGGTATTGGCTCGGCAATATGTCGCGGCCTGGCCTCAGCGGGATATCAAGTGGTTGCCGGGTATCACAACCCGGAGAAGGCGAAAACCTGGCTTGAGACCCAAAAGGCTGACGGCTTTGACAACATAGCGCTTTCTGGTGTCGACCTGACCAGCTTCCAGGCGTGTGAGACTGGAATCAAGGAGATCGAGGAAAAGCACGGGCCCGTGAGCGTATTGGTCAACTGTGCCGGGATCACCCGGGACGGCACCATGAAGAAGATGACCTCCGAGCAGTGGCACGAGGTCATCGACACCAACCTCAACAGCGTCTTCAATACTTGCCGTAGTGTCATCGGGACCATGCTCGACCAGAAATACGGCCGCATCATCAACATATCCTCGATCAACGGCCGCAAGGGACAGTTTGGCCAGGTCAACTACTCCGCTGCCAAGGCGGGTATGCATGGCCTTACCATGGCGCTGGCCCAGGAGACCGCCACCAAGGGAATTACCGTCAACACCGTATCGCCGGGCTACATTGCCACCGACATGATCATGAAGATACCGGAGAACGTGCGCGAGGCGATCCGCGAAACCATCCCGGTCAAGCGCTATGGCACGCCGGAGGAAATTGCACGCCTGGTCGTGTTCCTGGCAGACAAGGAGGCGGGGTTCATTACCGGGGCCAATATCGATATCAACGGTGGCCAGTTCATGGGCTGA
- a CDS encoding patatin-like phospholipase family protein — protein MLTIQSFLSQALQRWAALYVTEQIALSPCFILQTVSASGHFHALVVGLDVHAIHSAIHPKRPEHMTQKPKLINLALQGGGAHGAFTWGVLDRILEDGRLQIAGISGTSAGAMNAVALADGFTRDGPEGGRAALEHFWRRMGEGAKNSPLKRTPYDVLTGRWGLQNNPMYHAMDALSRVASPYQLNPMNINPLRDLVEKSIDFDRVRRCTAFKLYISATNVESGNVKVFPREVITLNMLMASACLPHIYQAVEIDGVPYWDGGYMGNPSLFPFHGETGTNDIVVIQINPIERKGAPKSSQDIQNRMNEISFNSSLLKELRGIDFVDRLIRQGKLSADEYHQVRVHVVENQAELIPLGASSKMNAEWKFLTKLRDLGRDTATRWLEENFSAIGERSSVDLRQIFQGIGAQHQG, from the coding sequence GTGCTGACAATCCAGTCCTTCCTTTCCCAAGCTCTCCAGCGTTGGGCGGCTCTGTACGTCACCGAACAGATAGCCCTCTCGCCCTGCTTTATTCTGCAGACAGTTTCTGCGTCCGGCCATTTCCATGCCCTTGTTGTGGGCCTCGATGTCCACGCCATCCATTCAGCGATTCACCCCAAAAGGCCCGAGCACATGACACAGAAACCCAAGCTCATTAACCTCGCTCTTCAGGGCGGAGGTGCGCATGGCGCTTTCACGTGGGGGGTGCTGGACCGGATTCTTGAGGATGGGCGGCTGCAGATCGCCGGGATTTCGGGTACTTCGGCGGGAGCGATGAACGCGGTGGCGCTGGCCGATGGCTTTACCCGCGATGGCCCCGAAGGCGGGCGCGCGGCCCTCGAGCACTTCTGGCGACGCATGGGCGAGGGCGCGAAGAACAGCCCGCTGAAACGCACGCCCTACGACGTTCTGACGGGCCGCTGGGGGCTGCAGAACAACCCCATGTATCACGCCATGGATGCACTCTCCCGAGTGGCTTCGCCCTATCAGCTCAATCCGATGAATATCAATCCATTGCGTGATCTGGTGGAAAAGAGCATCGATTTCGACAGGGTGCGTCGATGCACGGCGTTCAAGCTGTACATTTCGGCCACCAACGTGGAGAGCGGCAATGTCAAGGTTTTCCCTCGCGAGGTGATAACGTTGAACATGTTGATGGCCTCGGCCTGTCTTCCGCATATTTATCAGGCGGTCGAGATCGACGGCGTGCCATATTGGGATGGCGGCTACATGGGTAATCCGTCGCTGTTTCCCTTTCACGGCGAGACCGGTACCAACGATATCGTGGTGATCCAGATCAATCCGATCGAGCGGAAGGGCGCGCCGAAGAGCTCCCAGGACATACAAAACCGGATGAACGAGATCAGTTTCAACAGCAGTCTGCTCAAGGAACTGCGCGGAATCGACTTCGTTGATCGGCTGATCCGTCAGGGCAAGCTATCGGCCGATGAATACCATCAGGTTCGGGTGCATGTCGTGGAAAACCAGGCGGAGCTGATACCGCTCGGCGCTTCATCGAAGATGAATGCCGAATGGAAGTTTCTCACCAAGCTTCGCGACCTCGGCCGTGACACCGCCACGCGCTGGTTGGAGGAAAATTTTTCCGCTATCGGTGAGCGTTCGAGTGTCGATCTTCGTCAGATTTTCCAAGGCATCGGCGCCCAGCACCAGGGTTAG